The Miscanthus floridulus cultivar M001 chromosome 6, ASM1932011v1, whole genome shotgun sequence genomic interval GCAGACTAAACAATTCCAAGCCAGTTTTGCCCGAGTCCtcgctttgcactttggaaactGGCTCAAGCCGATTTTGGCGGTCTGAACTCAAAGTcatgtttttttttgaaactcaTCCGATCTTGTGGTAAACTTATAAGTTGTGTGTGGTCACGTTTTTCTACTGGGACCACCTCCTCTATTTATATGAAAAGATCAGGACTGATTGAGAATCCATCTATCCAATTGACAAAAAGAAGCCATGTACTACACAGTTTACCCTCTCTTTTCctatctactactactcctcATTCTTTGTTGCTGCTGCACGATGACAAAGATCTAGAGTGGTCAAGCCGACTAGGGTAGCTCATCACCTCCACATGCCCCGATAGGGTCCCTTTCTGGAATGTGgggtttcggcctttcggatttTAAGAGACCTCATCAACGTGTCTTGTATATCGCACTCTCGATGAAACTCCTCTGGAGAGGTGCCTTGCATATCGGCCTCGAGGCACCAGATAAAGTGTTCATCTACGACTGTGAACACGTTGTAGATGAAAAACGACCTAAAATTCAGCTAGACCGGTCTTTAACCTCGCCTATACCGAGCTATCTAGCTCTTTATCCATGTGGTGGCCTAGTTAGCGTCAACACCTAGGAACGGAGCACGTGGACCAAGAAACACGATCGTCTTGCCTCCGGCCTCGTCTAGACTAGCAGTTGTAGCAAGGATGGACCAATCGGCGTGCGCTCGCCTTCAACTCCCGTTGTCCGCTTCCGAATCCTAAGCTCGTGGAGACCTAGACCTGTATCCTAGCCACGCCGACTCTGCTGCTGCCATGGACATCACTACATCAGGATCAGATCGAATTTTCCTACGTACAAGCACCGAGTGTCCGAGTCTCAACTTGCTTCGTTCACTTCCTCGTTACGATAAGAAAAACACCGGCGGACTTTAGCCCCTTTTTTGAAACGAGACTTTAGCCCTTTACCAGGGGGCAAAGCACGTTGAATGACAGCTGACTCTTCAAATCCAGAAGCTCAAACAAAACGAGGGGTGCCAATATTTTCCGTGGATTCGCGCGCCGGTTTCAACACTATCGCTCCGGTGTCGCTCATTTGAGTCAAAACAAAAGCAACGGGCGTGGAACATACAAATTTTATCCGGCGCCTATCCGTGACGGGCACTGCCATCTTTGCTCAGTGCCTCGGTTTCGTTCGTAAGCAATGGATTCCATTCCATGCTTGTCACCATCGCGATCCGGGCGGCGATACCATGCGTGAACGGTGAACCGACAGGAGGGATTGTGTGGCCCGAAAGAGTCTCCAGATCCTACACGGACATTAAGCTGAAAACTACAGGAAAACACGGCAACAAACAAGCCCACAACTCTCCCGCAGAACCAAACACGCCTCACAAATGCTACTAACTCGGAGGAATTCTGACTTCACCACCACATGTGGCCCGCGCCCGAGAAACAAATAAATTGATCTAGCAACAGAACAGATCAAATGGTAGATATTggtaagattttttttttccaaaccgATCCCTTGGCACCTGAAGATATATTTTCTCAGTGGATCAATGTTTCATGAACATATAAAAAATGTATAGCACGTAGAGAACTTATACTGGCTGAGGCTGCGCCCAGGCTCCACACAGGACTACTAACTAATCGTTACTGCACTCCCGATGCCATATCTTGTTCCGTCAAGTGACGGTGGGCAAGATATGCAAAAGAATGTGGCTTCTCTCCATGGCTCTTCTTCCAATTTCCTGTTTTTCGGGTCTTGTAACTTCAGCAAACAGGTGGATACAACAACAGCTTGTACCATGTGCCTACTTGTTTGCCATAGATGAGTCCATAACACTGCACGACTTGTCCATGAACTGCAAAAGTGCAGAACAGTAATATTAGAACAGGAAGCATGATATTTGTGAAAGTAACTTTCTAAGGAAGGCAATAATGACAACGAGAATCAAAGATTCGGTCTTCACAACAGTAGAGTAGCTAACATTCTAACACTGCAACTATCTTCTGCTTAGGTCTCTTATTGAGCAGAGCATAAGAACATATATGATCTAAGCAATTCAATTATTGCACAATTGATTAGCAAAAACAGCTCGTGCGTCTGCATATACTCTCCAAAAGCTAAGAGGATACGGATCAAGGTCTAAACAGTCAATGAGCCGGAGACCATGGGCCCAACAGAGCCAAATCCCCTCTCCAACACCACTAACTACTAAGAGGACCTGAACTGGCATAATGGCTAGTTCATTGCCTGCCTGACATAAAGTGTAGAATCATGGTTACATGTACAAGACCGGATCCTATATGATGTCTCTTCTGACAAGGTTAAATGGACAGCACATATCAGTATATCACTGCTCTAGCACTACCCTGGTCTCACACAAGTGAGACTCTTCTCTAAAACTACATTCATTTTAGAAATGAATCCAGTGAACTAGGATCTATGCCTGAGTAAGAAATCTTAAACAGCAAATTAATTATCTTCTTGATTTCTTCAAATTACTCGGATAAAAGTTTGCTGGACTATATAAGTAGAGCTTTCAAACCATGCTCAATAGTGGACAAATTCCCTATACCATTAGGACCACTAGATTGTCCTCAAATATTAGGTAAGAGGGACACAACCAGTTTATAAATGGCTGCACTTAGCAATTTTGCACTATATAAAGGAAGAGTACGATGCCTACTATGTTTCCCATGTTTATCATGACCTAATGGTGTAGCTAATACATTGATAACTGCATATCCTGCTTATCTCTCTCGCAAACAAGTCTGGCAATGGCTACACATTTGTGAAACCTGTAACAATTACAGGAAAACACTGAACAGTAGTCCCACCTGATGATTGCTAGAACCCTACAAGGTTATATCGTGACCTaacacatattattgctaactaGTTTATAACTGAGTGTTTCATAACTCAAACAAACAATGATTCATCAAAGGAAAACATGTAGACAAGTCTAATGCTAAAGACTCACTTTTTTCATTGATTGTAATTCCCGTCCAAATGGCTCTAGGAACTTCATATCTATATCAAGGGGCCAAACCTGCATACAAGGGAAAAGCATTGTTAAGTTTTAAACAAGATCATATAATTCACAATGACTTGCTTCCAAAGATGACCAAATTATCTAATAAACATCAATGTACAGCATAGAGTATGAAGCCAAGCCCTGCAGGTGTGTAATAAATGTAAAAAAAAATGAACATGTGATGTATTCAAGTACACAATCACTATGATGTGAACTGATTTAGAGAATAGTCTCTTATTTATACTACAACTAATACAACAAAATCGACCACACAACCTGTCCAATAGCAAGCGAGGGATGGCAATTGATGATATAATCAATGACAGTTTATGCATGAATGGATGAATCAAAGACggcttatgcatgaatgaatgaatcGATGATCAACCACAGGACCGGGGCACATATAGTTGAACGAAATCAACCACGAGTACCATCACGAAACGGCCTTAACACCATATATAGAATAACTAAAAACTACAACAACCACATATGAATCACGATGGAATTCCTAACATACTGGAGAAGGAAACGGATTGATTCGTACCTTGAGACCCATGAGCCTTAGAGGCGCTTGTTGTCCGGGCACGATGCACTCCGGCCCGGCGGCTTCCGCGAACGCCTCCATGGCCAGCCCCTCCCCAATCGGATCCGGATGCTGCGGAGCAATCAACCAACCTCCAGAATTAGCCTTCCCCACCAAACCAACCCAACCCAACCGCAATCAAGCCAGGGGAGGGGGAAGGGTGCGTACGTACCTTCATGATGGCGAGGGCGTAGGCGGCGGAGTCTTCCTGCGTGGCAACGCGGAGGACGGGGGCGTGGTGGATGCGCGGGACGGGCCGGATCCCCTGCCCCGCGGCGGTGGCCGCGGTGGCGCGCCAGGGCGCGTCGTCGCCCGCGAGGAGCGGCCGCTTCGAGCCGGCGTGGGGGGATATGGACgaggccgcggcggcggtggtggccgccGGGAGCGCGGCCggtgaggaggtggtggtggtgagggACGCCATCGGATAAGGCGGAGTGGGACGAGGAGGCAGCGTTCCGTTTGCGTGTTGGGCTCGCTCGCGTGGGGGAGGCGCGGCGAGAGTCGGGAGAGGCTGGGGGGAGGGATCTTTTATTAACCGCGCCGCGGGGTGTGTCTGTGTGTGGCGTGTGGGGCTGAGTTTGGTCGGTCCGAACCAGCCGACGCGGTGCGTGTGTGGCTCTGGGAAGGCGGGGGTGTGGCGTGTGGGAGGTTGGGTGTTGAGCTGCTGGATCCATGACAGGTGGGGCTGGAGCTTTGTACTGTTCAATCACGCGCTGGAACGATTCGACTTTGCTTGGGTGCCTGGCACAAAGGGTTCATCTGTCAGTCACTCAGTCACGTACCCATATGGAATGGTCAAAGTTTTGATGCGGCTTAACTTTAACTGTCTTAAGTAGGAGGCGGTCTACCTCTGCAAAATCTAAACAAAGTTCGTATCTTGACGTCCTTTTTAAAACACCATATTTAATTTTAAGTTGGCGTTGTATTCTCTTTACTATGATAATATTTAAatgctagaattgtatttttttctaGGAGGAAGTACATATTTTCAGTTGAACTTTCGAAATCAAATTGCAATATCTTTCCATGTactatgtactccctccatttcaaattataaggcgttttgatttttctagatacattaattttgttatacacttagatatatacactatgtctagatacatagtaaaagaaaATATATCTAGataagtcaaaacgtcttataatttagaacagagaaaGTATATGATAAAAACAAAATTATATGTTtagatcccccccccccccctctatgaACTCACATTCATAAAATCTTACGATCTCCAGTCGAGGTACCTACAAGATTGGGGGGAAACCTGGTCTCCCACAACACCCTATCTAAACTCTTAACCTTTCTACGGGAAAATCGATCCAATCATGCGAA includes:
- the LOC136456664 gene encoding uncharacterized protein gives rise to the protein MASLTTTTSSPAALPAATTAAAASSISPHAGSKRPLLAGDDAPWRATAATAAGQGIRPVPRIHHAPVLRVATQEDSAAYALAIMKHPDPIGEGLAMEAFAEAAGPECIVPGQQAPLRLMGLKVWPLDIDMKFLEPFGRELQSMKKFMDKSCSVMDSSMANK